A genomic stretch from Ketobacter sp. MCCC 1A13808 includes:
- a CDS encoding TonB-dependent receptor plug domain-containing protein: MLVLSQASAATSPTLQQEIRWLQEEHYVTTATKTQEKLNKSGSTISIITADELQKMGARNLMDALKRVPGFGINQFNMGITSTGVRGVKTDFSEKVLFLINGHPVNNNLVNGGALSSYNNFRIDDIKVVEIVRGPGSALYGANAFVAVVNIVTKTAKDIDGVELSLSGGSDETNQFDLLYGERIGELDLAFNANVFHSDGINEPVRSDATGQSGRTDFWQKRYEMSFQGSYRNLSLQGRYTERKAGAYLGANNFLNTGSEQEYREYFIDGSYVAPVSDNLSVMTHVYFDHFEFDNLWELADNFYARSPIKHDKTGIESTLTWNWNSNNKLLLGAAAEHQSQYGVEYWTNNGAGELVNISDVANWNGSHNRDIVAVYMQDIWDVMETLRLIVGARYDHYSDFEGSFNPRASLSWEFVPDYHLIATYGSAFRAPTFGELYNINNPSIVGNPDLHPEEIDTFELGLNIDISRRFQVRGTFFYNNIQDIIAPRASQGAVNFSDNVGELEVLGVELEAKLRLRNGSTLGSNYTYQDPTNALNDTRAPEVPLQRANLWYNHRFSRSLNAFAGVLYESKLSREEADPRADVPATTTLDLALTWRNSAEDITITTSLYNALDAHHVDPSPSGVMLSDYPNPGRSFMLELQFEY; the protein is encoded by the coding sequence ATGCTTGTGTTATCCCAGGCAAGTGCCGCTACCTCTCCCACACTGCAACAGGAAATACGCTGGTTGCAGGAGGAGCACTATGTCACTACGGCCACCAAGACCCAGGAGAAACTCAATAAGAGCGGCTCCACCATCAGCATCATAACCGCCGATGAGCTGCAGAAAATGGGTGCCCGTAATTTGATGGACGCACTTAAGCGGGTACCCGGGTTCGGTATCAATCAATTTAATATGGGCATCACGTCTACGGGCGTGCGGGGCGTGAAGACCGATTTTTCGGAAAAGGTCCTGTTTCTTATTAATGGCCATCCGGTGAATAACAACCTGGTTAACGGCGGGGCATTGTCCAGTTATAACAACTTCCGTATAGATGATATCAAAGTGGTTGAGATTGTTCGTGGGCCGGGGTCGGCGCTGTACGGTGCCAACGCCTTTGTCGCGGTGGTAAACATCGTGACCAAGACAGCAAAAGATATTGATGGTGTTGAGCTTAGCTTGTCGGGTGGCAGTGATGAGACCAATCAGTTCGATCTTTTGTACGGCGAACGAATCGGTGAATTGGATCTGGCTTTCAACGCCAATGTGTTTCATTCGGACGGAATAAACGAACCGGTCCGCTCCGATGCGACAGGCCAATCCGGACGCACGGACTTTTGGCAAAAACGATATGAGATGTCCTTTCAGGGCAGTTACCGGAATCTGTCATTGCAGGGCCGGTATACGGAACGTAAGGCGGGGGCGTATTTAGGCGCGAATAACTTTCTGAACACCGGCTCAGAGCAGGAATACAGAGAATATTTTATCGATGGATCCTATGTTGCCCCTGTCTCCGATAACCTGTCGGTGATGACGCATGTTTATTTTGATCACTTTGAATTTGATAATCTGTGGGAGTTGGCGGACAACTTCTATGCCCGCAGTCCGATTAAGCACGACAAAACCGGAATAGAATCCACTTTGACCTGGAACTGGAACAGCAATAATAAATTGTTGCTGGGGGCGGCGGCGGAACACCAGAGTCAATATGGTGTGGAATACTGGACCAATAATGGTGCCGGAGAGCTGGTAAATATCTCAGACGTTGCTAATTGGAACGGCAGTCATAATCGCGACATCGTCGCTGTCTATATGCAGGACATCTGGGATGTGATGGAGACCCTCAGGTTGATAGTCGGAGCCCGCTATGATCATTACAGTGACTTCGAGGGCAGCTTCAACCCAAGGGCCAGCTTAAGTTGGGAATTTGTACCCGATTACCATCTGATCGCGACGTACGGCTCTGCCTTCAGGGCGCCCACCTTTGGGGAGTTGTACAATATTAATAACCCGTCAATTGTCGGCAATCCGGATCTTCATCCGGAAGAGATTGATACCTTTGAACTGGGTTTGAATATTGATATAAGCCGTCGTTTCCAGGTTAGGGGCACCTTTTTCTACAATAATATTCAGGATATTATTGCGCCCAGAGCATCGCAGGGAGCGGTCAACTTTTCAGACAATGTCGGTGAACTGGAGGTGTTGGGTGTGGAGCTGGAAGCCAAGCTTCGTTTACGCAATGGCTCCACCCTGGGTTCTAATTACACCTACCAGGATCCCACCAATGCCCTTAACGATACCCGGGCTCCAGAGGTTCCCCTGCAACGGGCCAACCTTTGGTATAACCACCGTTTCTCGCGCAGTCTGAATGCGTTTGCCGGTGTGTTGTATGAAAGCAAGCTAAGTCGTGAAGAGGCAGACCCGAGAGCCGATGTGCCAGCGACTACCACCCTGGATCTAGCGCTGACCTGGCGCAATAGCGCTGAAGATATCACGATAACAACGTCGCTCTACAATGCCCTGGATGCCCATCATGTCGACCCCTCTCCAAGCGGGGTTATGTTGTCTGATTATCCCAATCCCGGTCGCAGCTTTATGTTGGAACTGCAGTTTGAATATTAG
- a CDS encoding DUF917 domain-containing protein, whose product MYKINKTDMQTIVNGASFLASGGGGGVASALDVIDNITHFSNEVSVVGVEELHSGDELLVICGVGAPDAPNLNFNYSAGFGLTGLQEMSGKTFSHVLPIEVGAMNSMIPLLACAQYNIPFVDGDGAGRSVPQMSMCTYALKGFPTQETLVVSETDVQFPLHPANARQMERDVRKVVSNELHNAGTVATWPISAQQLTAPAAFVPGSLSLARSLGVAMATQNPLEGVRAIIGNFYADNRIITRKGRVIAATNKVEDGFDVGTITVQDEAGMTVRLYFVNESLFATIDYHGQPSAFILGPDMICCMGVDGTPMTNSEICSRFESKQSIEICLLWVKALDTIRTPGMFFQYLTLLTQKFSSASWSGYTFIEDIPDLLD is encoded by the coding sequence ATGTACAAGATTAATAAAACGGATATGCAAACCATCGTTAATGGGGCGAGTTTTCTGGCCAGTGGCGGGGGAGGCGGAGTGGCTTCTGCTCTGGATGTCATCGACAACATTACCCATTTTTCGAACGAGGTCAGCGTGGTGGGTGTAGAAGAACTCCACTCCGGCGATGAGCTGTTGGTGATATGTGGGGTAGGCGCACCGGACGCCCCCAACCTGAATTTTAATTATTCGGCAGGCTTCGGGTTGACCGGATTACAGGAAATGTCAGGCAAAACGTTTAGTCATGTGCTGCCGATCGAAGTGGGCGCAATGAATTCGATGATCCCGCTGCTGGCGTGCGCCCAGTACAATATCCCGTTTGTGGATGGAGACGGTGCGGGTCGATCCGTTCCCCAAATGAGCATGTGCACTTATGCCCTCAAGGGATTTCCGACGCAAGAAACATTGGTAGTCAGCGAAACGGACGTTCAGTTTCCATTGCATCCAGCGAATGCCCGGCAGATGGAGCGAGACGTCAGAAAAGTAGTCAGCAATGAACTGCATAATGCCGGTACGGTTGCCACCTGGCCGATCAGTGCCCAACAGTTGACGGCGCCGGCTGCGTTTGTGCCTGGCTCCCTGTCGCTGGCGCGGTCGTTGGGTGTGGCCATGGCGACTCAGAATCCGTTAGAGGGAGTGCGGGCAATAATTGGTAATTTCTATGCAGATAATCGTATCATTACGCGCAAAGGCCGTGTTATTGCGGCGACGAATAAAGTGGAAGATGGCTTCGATGTGGGCACTATCACTGTGCAAGATGAGGCGGGGATGACGGTGAGACTGTATTTCGTCAACGAAAGCCTGTTTGCAACCATTGATTATCATGGGCAGCCTTCGGCGTTTATTTTAGGCCCGGATATGATTTGCTGTATGGGTGTAGATGGCACGCCGATGACCAATTCAGAGATTTGCAGCCGATTCGAAAGTAAGCAATCCATCGAAATCTGCCTGCTATGGGTGAAAGCGTTGGACACTATTCGTACACCCGGTATGTTTTTTCAGTATCTGACGTTGTTGACGCAAAAATTTTCTTCGGCAAGCTGGTCCGGCTATACCTTTATTGAGGATATTCCCGACTTATTGGATTAA
- a CDS encoding aspartate/glutamate racemase family protein codes for MAADFRMKIIIPINDAAYNQELAELARGAAPPDLDIDVENIGAGNASIESRWDRMTNAPHVVDLAIKAEHQGFNGIFVSDFDYCGVEEAREVVNVPVIGGFRPSVFTAMSLGQRFSIVTVLDSVVDMQRSHIRTFGIEPNFASIVAVDLPVHQLSEKKIVIEKVYECSVNAIETAGADAILLGCTGFMHIAEPVAERLKAKYKMNIPVIDPNKAAVNFLYMLMRTRQWQSRVTYQVPPNFKDAE; via the coding sequence ATGGCTGCTGACTTTAGAATGAAAATCATCATTCCCATCAACGACGCTGCGTATAACCAGGAATTAGCTGAATTGGCACGAGGGGCCGCGCCGCCTGATTTGGATATTGACGTGGAAAACATCGGCGCCGGAAATGCGTCTATAGAAAGTCGTTGGGATCGTATGACCAATGCTCCCCATGTGGTAGATCTGGCGATCAAAGCGGAACATCAGGGCTTTAACGGGATTTTTGTCTCGGATTTTGATTATTGTGGTGTGGAAGAAGCTAGGGAGGTGGTCAACGTACCGGTTATTGGTGGGTTCAGGCCCAGCGTATTCACGGCGATGTCCCTGGGGCAGCGGTTTTCTATTGTCACCGTGTTGGATTCGGTGGTGGATATGCAGCGATCCCATATCAGAACCTTTGGCATTGAACCCAACTTTGCCTCCATCGTTGCAGTCGACTTGCCTGTACACCAGTTATCTGAAAAGAAAATCGTGATCGAAAAGGTATACGAATGCAGCGTTAACGCCATTGAGACTGCCGGAGCAGATGCTATTTTGCTGGGCTGCACGGGATTTATGCACATCGCCGAACCGGTGGCGGAGCGCTTAAAAGCGAAATATAAAATGAATATTCCGGTGATCGATCCCAATAAAGCGGCGGTGAACTTTCTGTATATGTTGATGCGAACCAGGCAATGGCAGAGCCGGGTAACCTATCAGGTACCACCCAACTTTAAGGACGCAGAGTGA
- a CDS encoding ATP-binding protein, which translates to MMFKRGIRNQLVTVMLLLVLSVLVLLTSGQISSQQAILRGELQKQTDLMLENLYNRALFQSNQLHHQVEEQIASFNLFEMTDSLNKISENSSELKWVILVDKSQNVVVNTAGSTIQQNKYSDTLFQQDYIVEVKSIGKSLSEKPDQLVTEKLRDANGLVFRLPVQVGSGPWGQLMVGYSLDGVKAQVKQSEQENSAIVKSYSLRSLASAASILLLTFLVISRLAQRLADPIVRLTDFAQRLSKGDFSIVNQVNPTGKDEVGVLTAQFSEMAVNLSKAYQDLEEYNLHLEMKVDERTEQLNQQNENLIKALNDLEESQQQLVHSEKMAALGQLVASIAHEVNTPLGAIHASAGNATKYYTGYANSLEMLFQHATDAEKHLFDWLLHNAGPMESMTTREERKVKRKALQLLTESGSDRAEEIADRLIDMGLADKTDQIISMMVGDNSFRIIDSAYNLTGIMRCNQTIYTATARAAKIAFALKSFARKDHFGEKSDSNINEDINTVLVLYNGLLKQGCEVIKNFQTLPLLNCYPDELNQVWTNLIHNALQAMEYKGVLTIDTLSINIENQPHIQVNISDTGQGISKQIQERIWESFFTTKVAGEGSGLGLGICKRIVEKHRGKIFFKSRPGYTTFSVVLPISD; encoded by the coding sequence ATGATGTTCAAACGAGGTATTCGCAACCAGTTGGTTACGGTGATGCTGCTACTGGTTCTCTCGGTGCTGGTATTACTCACCAGCGGGCAAATTTCCTCTCAGCAGGCAATTTTGCGAGGGGAATTGCAAAAGCAGACCGACCTCATGCTGGAAAATCTATACAACAGGGCTTTATTTCAATCCAACCAATTACACCATCAGGTCGAAGAGCAAATCGCGTCCTTCAACCTCTTTGAGATGACCGACTCCCTCAACAAAATCTCGGAAAACAGCAGCGAATTGAAATGGGTGATCCTGGTTGATAAATCCCAGAACGTTGTGGTGAATACTGCTGGTTCGACAATCCAACAAAACAAGTACAGCGACACCCTGTTTCAGCAAGATTACATCGTAGAGGTCAAATCGATCGGAAAATCATTATCAGAGAAGCCGGATCAGCTCGTCACGGAAAAGCTAAGAGACGCCAATGGTTTGGTATTTAGATTACCGGTTCAGGTGGGCAGCGGTCCGTGGGGCCAACTGATGGTAGGTTACTCTTTAGACGGGGTGAAAGCACAGGTCAAACAATCGGAACAGGAAAACTCCGCCATAGTGAAGAGCTACTCTCTTCGATCCCTCGCCTCTGCGGCCAGTATTCTTCTGCTCACATTCCTGGTTATTTCACGTTTAGCCCAGCGCCTGGCCGATCCCATTGTGCGCTTGACGGACTTCGCGCAACGCCTTTCCAAAGGTGACTTTTCCATTGTCAACCAGGTCAATCCCACGGGCAAAGATGAAGTGGGCGTGCTCACCGCTCAATTCTCAGAAATGGCTGTGAACCTGAGTAAGGCCTACCAGGACCTGGAAGAATACAATCTGCACCTGGAAATGAAGGTGGATGAGCGCACGGAGCAGCTCAATCAACAAAACGAGAACCTGATCAAAGCGCTGAATGACCTTGAAGAAAGCCAGCAACAACTGGTGCATTCCGAGAAAATGGCCGCATTGGGCCAATTGGTCGCCAGCATTGCTCACGAAGTGAACACTCCATTGGGCGCTATACACGCCTCTGCGGGCAATGCCACTAAATATTACACCGGCTATGCCAATAGTCTGGAGATGCTTTTCCAGCACGCCACCGACGCTGAAAAACACCTGTTCGACTGGCTATTACACAACGCCGGCCCCATGGAATCCATGACCACCCGCGAAGAACGCAAGGTCAAGCGCAAAGCCCTGCAACTGCTGACAGAAAGCGGCTCCGATAGAGCAGAAGAAATTGCAGACCGGCTCATTGATATGGGGCTGGCTGACAAAACAGATCAAATAATAAGCATGATGGTGGGCGACAACAGCTTTCGAATCATCGACAGTGCGTACAATCTCACCGGCATTATGCGTTGTAATCAAACCATTTACACCGCGACCGCCCGTGCCGCCAAAATCGCGTTTGCCCTGAAAAGTTTTGCACGAAAGGACCATTTCGGCGAAAAGTCCGATAGCAATATCAACGAGGATATCAATACGGTCCTGGTGCTCTATAACGGCTTGTTAAAGCAGGGCTGCGAAGTCATTAAAAACTTTCAAACCCTGCCGCTACTCAACTGTTACCCCGACGAACTCAATCAGGTGTGGACCAATCTCATTCACAATGCCCTGCAAGCCATGGAATACAAAGGCGTTCTGACTATCGACACCCTCAGTATCAATATAGAGAATCAGCCCCACATTCAGGTCAACATCTCTGACACCGGACAAGGTATTTCTAAGCAGATTCAGGAACGGATCTGGGAATCCTTCTTTACAACCAAAGTGGCCGGGGAAGGCAGCGGACTGGGCCTGGGTATCTGCAAACGGATTGTTGAAAAGCACCGGGGCAAGATTTTCTTTAAATCCAGGCCTGGATATACTACGTTTAGTGTAGTCTTGCCGATTTCAGATTAA
- a CDS encoding response regulator has product MYLNKAYIICVDDDRTILMSLRAQLRHWYKGKYAIEIAESAPEGLELIQELLDDGEEIKAVISDWMMPGMKGDEFLIKVHKQYPTLLKIMLSGHADPEAVQRTEELTEFSGCINKPWTREDFFQVIPFDEKENEA; this is encoded by the coding sequence ATGTATTTGAACAAAGCTTATATCATTTGCGTCGACGACGACCGGACCATTCTCATGAGTTTGCGAGCACAACTGAGGCACTGGTATAAGGGCAAATACGCCATAGAAATCGCAGAAAGTGCACCGGAAGGCCTGGAACTGATTCAGGAATTGCTGGACGACGGCGAAGAAATCAAAGCCGTTATTTCAGACTGGATGATGCCCGGCATGAAAGGCGACGAGTTCCTGATTAAAGTACACAAGCAATACCCCACCCTTCTCAAAATCATGCTCAGCGGCCACGCCGATCCCGAAGCCGTTCAACGGACTGAAGAACTCACCGAATTCTCCGGCTGTATCAACAAACCCTGGACCCGGGAGGATTTTTTCCAGGTGATCCCCTTCGATGAAAAAGAGAACGAAGCGTAA
- a CDS encoding mechanosensitive ion channel family protein, translating to MNTEEIKKLAMDAGNKAVESILSINTYSQLALVFLIIAVAYIASNRIRSFIPILRKLDKTQPTDPLRRFLSALGNLLFPLLNILMLSFSVELSKRLIGQSWLVNFALIIAMLFVFNTVIRDHVKNDFIKFVFRWIGLPLLLLHLVGILGHLIQILESMSVSIGNIEMSAYGLLRVIFFGSLLFWLGRVSNNTGKEIIRRQEKLDIRTKEVAVKCLEITIFVGVSLLILQIMGINLTALAVFGGAVGVGLGFGLQAIASNFISGIIILLDRSITVEDYIELEDGRSGIVREMSLRSTTLETYDGKDIMVPNEKFITESFTNWSHHNNKQRYRVDFSVAYHSDVRKLVEIIKQVVATHEQVISGDDIPIEERPDCEIDSFGDSGINMFVEFWMYGVDDGKNRVGGDLLLMILETLQEHGYEIPFPQREVRILNEAPPAKV from the coding sequence GTGAATACCGAAGAAATAAAAAAATTAGCAATGGACGCCGGTAACAAGGCGGTCGAATCCATTCTGAGCATCAATACCTATTCTCAATTAGCCTTGGTTTTTCTGATAATCGCTGTGGCGTACATCGCCAGCAACCGCATCCGATCGTTTATCCCGATTTTGAGAAAGCTGGACAAAACACAACCGACGGATCCTCTACGGCGCTTTCTTTCCGCTTTGGGAAACCTGTTATTTCCACTTCTGAATATCCTGATGCTGAGCTTTTCCGTTGAGCTGAGCAAACGCCTAATCGGTCAATCGTGGCTGGTTAATTTTGCGTTGATTATCGCCATGCTTTTTGTTTTCAATACCGTGATCCGAGATCACGTCAAAAACGATTTCATCAAGTTCGTTTTCAGATGGATTGGCCTGCCCTTACTGCTGTTGCATCTGGTGGGAATACTCGGGCACCTGATCCAGATTCTGGAATCCATGTCGGTCAGTATCGGCAATATCGAAATGTCGGCCTACGGCTTACTGAGAGTCATCTTTTTCGGTTCACTTCTATTCTGGCTCGGCCGTGTATCAAATAATACGGGCAAAGAAATAATTCGGCGCCAGGAAAAGTTGGATATCCGAACCAAAGAAGTGGCCGTTAAATGTCTGGAGATCACCATTTTTGTTGGGGTCTCACTTCTTATTCTACAGATCATGGGTATCAACTTAACGGCGCTTGCCGTGTTTGGCGGCGCAGTGGGTGTCGGCTTGGGATTCGGATTGCAAGCCATCGCTTCGAACTTTATTTCCGGCATCATTATCTTGTTGGATCGTTCCATTACGGTTGAAGACTATATCGAGCTAGAAGATGGTCGTTCGGGTATCGTTCGGGAAATGTCATTACGTTCCACTACTCTGGAAACCTATGATGGAAAAGACATCATGGTGCCCAACGAAAAGTTTATAACCGAAAGCTTCACCAACTGGTCTCACCACAACAACAAACAGCGCTACCGAGTGGATTTTTCAGTAGCGTACCACTCGGATGTTCGCAAGTTAGTCGAAATCATAAAACAGGTTGTTGCGACCCATGAGCAAGTCATCAGCGGTGACGATATCCCCATTGAGGAACGTCCGGATTGTGAAATCGATAGCTTTGGTGATTCCGGAATTAATATGTTCGTGGAATTCTGGATGTATGGGGTTGATGACGGAAAAAACCGGGTGGGTGGAGACCTGCTACTGATGATTCTTGAAACGCTACAGGAACACGGCTATGAGATTCCCTTTCCGCAACGTGAAGTTCGTATCCTTAACGAAGCGCCCCCTGCAAAGGTGTGA
- a CDS encoding sigma-70 family RNA polymerase sigma factor, translated as MSMHEATADELEKLLERIALKDQSALEQLHHRVAGKLSSAAMNVLYDSDMSKDVVQETLLQIWFRAGDYQRSQSEPMTWMSAILRYRAIDRLKCEGIEKNRRDQFERFQECTETRALDTPVTHLLTQELHRQLRGGLTSLCTLNRNALVMAYYYGYSRESIAIHLNQPVNSIKACLRRDLMKLNRYLSC; from the coding sequence ATGTCGATGCACGAGGCAACAGCGGACGAGTTGGAAAAATTGTTGGAAAGAATTGCTTTGAAAGATCAATCTGCACTGGAACAATTACACCACAGGGTGGCGGGGAAGCTCAGTAGTGCAGCGATGAATGTGCTCTACGACAGTGACATGAGTAAAGATGTCGTGCAGGAAACGTTGCTACAGATATGGTTTCGGGCAGGTGATTACCAGCGTAGCCAAAGCGAACCGATGACGTGGATGAGTGCTATTTTACGTTATCGCGCTATCGACCGGTTAAAATGCGAAGGGATTGAGAAAAATCGAAGAGACCAGTTTGAACGTTTTCAGGAATGCACGGAAACACGCGCTCTGGATACGCCGGTGACCCATTTGTTGACGCAAGAGTTACACCGTCAATTACGCGGTGGTTTGACCTCGTTGTGCACATTGAACCGCAACGCATTAGTGATGGCCTATTACTACGGGTACAGCAGGGAGTCTATTGCTATCCATCTGAACCAACCGGTTAACAGTATCAAAGCCTGTCTGCGTCGTGATCTGATGAAATTGAATCGTTATTTGTCCTGTTAA